Proteins encoded in a region of the Lepisosteus oculatus isolate fLepOcu1 chromosome 23, fLepOcu1.hap2, whole genome shotgun sequence genome:
- the nrgnb gene encoding neurogranin (protein kinase C substrate, RC3) b isoform X2, giving the protein MSHHHCSFFETGIFFSVRQIFANKCFSEMVSRAVPIFSQKRVGMSVPFSNTHLRVPRGFGNVLEGLAREVLRDQPRDIPAYAAQYFKALLKEREESGLDPAEWSARLEDRFYNNHAFKENQRKTNDSPEKDEAAVKIQATYRGYVARQEVKKLKTSTTNLNEKTSGKDGEPLEIHDPEIIEQVQVPTITSVYPSVFAEDLDAEIEGVDESDADIGGAELGHDPAHEFPYGGVANVDICAEELKGIAYNEETVDPTPGEVYFSNRSPADMVLFSPGDLSALEVLDSPKPEGQLLPQGEEEDAGETESQVEALDKLGEDFDASEKHILETEELENPGCSSVEETHLGKARTEAKPDTVEEDWVSADGRYSHGAAERAEGNFEMNEDTTSPSAPKENKIEGDEALEETVMEVTPELKDMAEGKSLDEKLEVDEDVDHKTDNEEEGLKDEDPDEDTKSTLKETVSEEKSLQEDSQKETELTDEDLHLKGRKEELKAQEDGVETRQGEDDQEEHEDEGERGQDLNTEQGGDQTEDCAKQQEEDIMDIPLDDPEANKAAAKIQASFRGHMTRKKMKDDKPRDEVSSSGAGESSRDRESLNGGQSESGAAESGAAEGDDASAPEQ; this is encoded by the exons ATGTCTCATCATCACTGCAGTTTCTTTGaaactgggatttttttttctgtacgaCAGATCTTTGCCAACAAATGCTTCAGTGAGATG GTTTCCAGGGCTGTGCCGATTTTCAGTCAGAAGAGAGTTGGGATGTCTGTGCCTTTCTCGAACACTCACCTGCGGGTTCCCCGTGGATTCGGGAACGTCCTGGAGGGACTGGCTAGGGAGGTCCTGAGAGACCAGCCCAGGGACATCCCTGCTTATGCGGCCCAGTACTTCAAAGCCCTGCTTAAAGAGCGAGAGG AAAGTGGCCTGGATCCAGCTGAATGGAGTGCTAGACTGGAAGACAGATTTTACAACAACCATGCTTTTAAG GAAAATCAGAGGAAGACTAATGACAGCCCAGAGAAAGACGAAGCTGCGGTGAAGATCCAGGCTACTTATCGCGGCTATGTAGCACGGCAGGAAGTGAAGAAACTGAAGACGTCCACCACCAACCTCAATGA AAAAACCTCAGGTAAAGATGGGGAACCACTTGAAATTCATGATCCTGAAATTATCGAACAAGTTCAGGTTCCAACCATCACATCTGTATATCCCAGCGTGTTTGCTGAAGACCTGGATGCAGAAATTGAGGGAGTCGATGAGAGTGACGCAGATATCGGTGGAGCTGAACTTGGTCATGATCCGGCTCATGAATTCCCCTATGGTGGAGTAGCCAATGTGGATATCTGTGCTGAGGAACTGAAAGGAATCGCATACAATGAGGAGACAGTGGATCCAACTCCAGGTGAAGTGTACTTTTCTAACAGATCTCCAGCAGATATGGTGCTTTTCAGCCCAGGTGATCTCAGTGCTCTTGAGGTCTTAGACAGCCCCAAGCCAGAGGGACAGCTTCTTCCTCAGGGCGAAGAAGAAGATGCCGGGGAGACAGAATCCCAAGTTGAAGCCCTTGACAAACTTGGGGAGGATTTTGATGCAAGCGAGAAGCATATTCTCGAGACGGAAGAGTTGGAAAACCCAGGGTGTTCCAGTGTAGAGGAAACGCACTTGGGCAAAGCCAGGACAGAAGCTAAACCCGATACCGTTGAGGAAGACTGGGTTTCTGCAGATGGGCGCTATTCTCATGGAGCTGCGGAACGTGCAGAAGGAAATTTTGAGATGAATGAAGATACAACTTCTCCATCTGCCCCAAAGGAGAACAAAATAGAAGGGGATGAGGCTCTGGAGGAAACGGTTATGGAAGTCACCCCTGAACTTAAGGACATGGCAGAAGGGAAATCCCTAGATGAAAAGCTGGAGGTTGATGAGGACGTTGACCATAAAACTGACAATGAAGAGGAAGGATTGAAAGATGAGGATCCAGATGAAGATACCAAGTCAACCTTGAAAGAAACGGTGAGTGAAGAAAAAAGCCTGCAAGAAGACAGTCAGAAGGAAACAGAATTAACGGACGAAGATTTGCACTTAAAAGGCAGAAAAGAAGAGCTAAAAGCCCAGGAAGATGGTGTTGAAACCAGACAAGGTGAAGATGATCAAGAGGAGCATGAGGATGAAGGTGAAAGAGGACAGGACCTAAACACCGAGCAGGGAGGTGACCAAACG GAGGACTGCGCcaagcagcaggaggaggacaTCATGGACATCCCTCTGGACGACCCCGAGGCCAACAAGGCCGCGGCCAAGATCCAGGCCAGCTTCCGCGGTCACATGACCAGGAAGAAGATGAAGGACGACAAGCCCCGGGACGAGGTGAGCAGCAGCGGCGCAGGGGAGAGCTCCAGGGACCGGGAGTCGCTCAACGGGGGTCAGAGCGAGTCAG
- the nrgnb gene encoding neurogranin (protein kinase C substrate, RC3) b isoform X1, whose translation MSHHHCSFFETGIFFSVRQIFANKCFSEMVSRAVPIFSQKRVGMSVPFSNTHLRVPRGFGNVLEGLAREVLRDQPRDIPAYAAQYFKALLKEREESGLDPAEWSARLEDRFYNNHAFKQENQRKTNDSPEKDEAAVKIQATYRGYVARQEVKKLKTSTTNLNEKTSGKDGEPLEIHDPEIIEQVQVPTITSVYPSVFAEDLDAEIEGVDESDADIGGAELGHDPAHEFPYGGVANVDICAEELKGIAYNEETVDPTPGEVYFSNRSPADMVLFSPGDLSALEVLDSPKPEGQLLPQGEEEDAGETESQVEALDKLGEDFDASEKHILETEELENPGCSSVEETHLGKARTEAKPDTVEEDWVSADGRYSHGAAERAEGNFEMNEDTTSPSAPKENKIEGDEALEETVMEVTPELKDMAEGKSLDEKLEVDEDVDHKTDNEEEGLKDEDPDEDTKSTLKETVSEEKSLQEDSQKETELTDEDLHLKGRKEELKAQEDGVETRQGEDDQEEHEDEGERGQDLNTEQGGDQTEDCAKQQEEDIMDIPLDDPEANKAAAKIQASFRGHMTRKKMKDDKPRDEVSSSGAGESSRDRESLNGGQSESGAAESGAAEGDDASAPEQ comes from the exons ATGTCTCATCATCACTGCAGTTTCTTTGaaactgggatttttttttctgtacgaCAGATCTTTGCCAACAAATGCTTCAGTGAGATG GTTTCCAGGGCTGTGCCGATTTTCAGTCAGAAGAGAGTTGGGATGTCTGTGCCTTTCTCGAACACTCACCTGCGGGTTCCCCGTGGATTCGGGAACGTCCTGGAGGGACTGGCTAGGGAGGTCCTGAGAGACCAGCCCAGGGACATCCCTGCTTATGCGGCCCAGTACTTCAAAGCCCTGCTTAAAGAGCGAGAGG AAAGTGGCCTGGATCCAGCTGAATGGAGTGCTAGACTGGAAGACAGATTTTACAACAACCATGCTTTTAAG CAGGAAAATCAGAGGAAGACTAATGACAGCCCAGAGAAAGACGAAGCTGCGGTGAAGATCCAGGCTACTTATCGCGGCTATGTAGCACGGCAGGAAGTGAAGAAACTGAAGACGTCCACCACCAACCTCAATGA AAAAACCTCAGGTAAAGATGGGGAACCACTTGAAATTCATGATCCTGAAATTATCGAACAAGTTCAGGTTCCAACCATCACATCTGTATATCCCAGCGTGTTTGCTGAAGACCTGGATGCAGAAATTGAGGGAGTCGATGAGAGTGACGCAGATATCGGTGGAGCTGAACTTGGTCATGATCCGGCTCATGAATTCCCCTATGGTGGAGTAGCCAATGTGGATATCTGTGCTGAGGAACTGAAAGGAATCGCATACAATGAGGAGACAGTGGATCCAACTCCAGGTGAAGTGTACTTTTCTAACAGATCTCCAGCAGATATGGTGCTTTTCAGCCCAGGTGATCTCAGTGCTCTTGAGGTCTTAGACAGCCCCAAGCCAGAGGGACAGCTTCTTCCTCAGGGCGAAGAAGAAGATGCCGGGGAGACAGAATCCCAAGTTGAAGCCCTTGACAAACTTGGGGAGGATTTTGATGCAAGCGAGAAGCATATTCTCGAGACGGAAGAGTTGGAAAACCCAGGGTGTTCCAGTGTAGAGGAAACGCACTTGGGCAAAGCCAGGACAGAAGCTAAACCCGATACCGTTGAGGAAGACTGGGTTTCTGCAGATGGGCGCTATTCTCATGGAGCTGCGGAACGTGCAGAAGGAAATTTTGAGATGAATGAAGATACAACTTCTCCATCTGCCCCAAAGGAGAACAAAATAGAAGGGGATGAGGCTCTGGAGGAAACGGTTATGGAAGTCACCCCTGAACTTAAGGACATGGCAGAAGGGAAATCCCTAGATGAAAAGCTGGAGGTTGATGAGGACGTTGACCATAAAACTGACAATGAAGAGGAAGGATTGAAAGATGAGGATCCAGATGAAGATACCAAGTCAACCTTGAAAGAAACGGTGAGTGAAGAAAAAAGCCTGCAAGAAGACAGTCAGAAGGAAACAGAATTAACGGACGAAGATTTGCACTTAAAAGGCAGAAAAGAAGAGCTAAAAGCCCAGGAAGATGGTGTTGAAACCAGACAAGGTGAAGATGATCAAGAGGAGCATGAGGATGAAGGTGAAAGAGGACAGGACCTAAACACCGAGCAGGGAGGTGACCAAACG GAGGACTGCGCcaagcagcaggaggaggacaTCATGGACATCCCTCTGGACGACCCCGAGGCCAACAAGGCCGCGGCCAAGATCCAGGCCAGCTTCCGCGGTCACATGACCAGGAAGAAGATGAAGGACGACAAGCCCCGGGACGAGGTGAGCAGCAGCGGCGCAGGGGAGAGCTCCAGGGACCGGGAGTCGCTCAACGGGGGTCAGAGCGAGTCAG
- the nrgnb gene encoding neurogranin (protein kinase C substrate, RC3) b isoform X3, which yields MSVPFSNTHLRVPRGFGNVLEGLAREVLRDQPRDIPAYAAQYFKALLKEREESGLDPAEWSARLEDRFYNNHAFKQENQRKTNDSPEKDEAAVKIQATYRGYVARQEVKKLKTSTTNLNEKTSGKDGEPLEIHDPEIIEQVQVPTITSVYPSVFAEDLDAEIEGVDESDADIGGAELGHDPAHEFPYGGVANVDICAEELKGIAYNEETVDPTPGEVYFSNRSPADMVLFSPGDLSALEVLDSPKPEGQLLPQGEEEDAGETESQVEALDKLGEDFDASEKHILETEELENPGCSSVEETHLGKARTEAKPDTVEEDWVSADGRYSHGAAERAEGNFEMNEDTTSPSAPKENKIEGDEALEETVMEVTPELKDMAEGKSLDEKLEVDEDVDHKTDNEEEGLKDEDPDEDTKSTLKETVSEEKSLQEDSQKETELTDEDLHLKGRKEELKAQEDGVETRQGEDDQEEHEDEGERGQDLNTEQGGDQTEDCAKQQEEDIMDIPLDDPEANKAAAKIQASFRGHMTRKKMKDDKPRDEVSSSGAGESSRDRESLNGGQSESGAAESGAAEGDDASAPEQ from the exons ATGTCTGTGCCTTTCTCGAACACTCACCTGCGGGTTCCCCGTGGATTCGGGAACGTCCTGGAGGGACTGGCTAGGGAGGTCCTGAGAGACCAGCCCAGGGACATCCCTGCTTATGCGGCCCAGTACTTCAAAGCCCTGCTTAAAGAGCGAGAGG AAAGTGGCCTGGATCCAGCTGAATGGAGTGCTAGACTGGAAGACAGATTTTACAACAACCATGCTTTTAAG CAGGAAAATCAGAGGAAGACTAATGACAGCCCAGAGAAAGACGAAGCTGCGGTGAAGATCCAGGCTACTTATCGCGGCTATGTAGCACGGCAGGAAGTGAAGAAACTGAAGACGTCCACCACCAACCTCAATGA AAAAACCTCAGGTAAAGATGGGGAACCACTTGAAATTCATGATCCTGAAATTATCGAACAAGTTCAGGTTCCAACCATCACATCTGTATATCCCAGCGTGTTTGCTGAAGACCTGGATGCAGAAATTGAGGGAGTCGATGAGAGTGACGCAGATATCGGTGGAGCTGAACTTGGTCATGATCCGGCTCATGAATTCCCCTATGGTGGAGTAGCCAATGTGGATATCTGTGCTGAGGAACTGAAAGGAATCGCATACAATGAGGAGACAGTGGATCCAACTCCAGGTGAAGTGTACTTTTCTAACAGATCTCCAGCAGATATGGTGCTTTTCAGCCCAGGTGATCTCAGTGCTCTTGAGGTCTTAGACAGCCCCAAGCCAGAGGGACAGCTTCTTCCTCAGGGCGAAGAAGAAGATGCCGGGGAGACAGAATCCCAAGTTGAAGCCCTTGACAAACTTGGGGAGGATTTTGATGCAAGCGAGAAGCATATTCTCGAGACGGAAGAGTTGGAAAACCCAGGGTGTTCCAGTGTAGAGGAAACGCACTTGGGCAAAGCCAGGACAGAAGCTAAACCCGATACCGTTGAGGAAGACTGGGTTTCTGCAGATGGGCGCTATTCTCATGGAGCTGCGGAACGTGCAGAAGGAAATTTTGAGATGAATGAAGATACAACTTCTCCATCTGCCCCAAAGGAGAACAAAATAGAAGGGGATGAGGCTCTGGAGGAAACGGTTATGGAAGTCACCCCTGAACTTAAGGACATGGCAGAAGGGAAATCCCTAGATGAAAAGCTGGAGGTTGATGAGGACGTTGACCATAAAACTGACAATGAAGAGGAAGGATTGAAAGATGAGGATCCAGATGAAGATACCAAGTCAACCTTGAAAGAAACGGTGAGTGAAGAAAAAAGCCTGCAAGAAGACAGTCAGAAGGAAACAGAATTAACGGACGAAGATTTGCACTTAAAAGGCAGAAAAGAAGAGCTAAAAGCCCAGGAAGATGGTGTTGAAACCAGACAAGGTGAAGATGATCAAGAGGAGCATGAGGATGAAGGTGAAAGAGGACAGGACCTAAACACCGAGCAGGGAGGTGACCAAACG GAGGACTGCGCcaagcagcaggaggaggacaTCATGGACATCCCTCTGGACGACCCCGAGGCCAACAAGGCCGCGGCCAAGATCCAGGCCAGCTTCCGCGGTCACATGACCAGGAAGAAGATGAAGGACGACAAGCCCCGGGACGAGGTGAGCAGCAGCGGCGCAGGGGAGAGCTCCAGGGACCGGGAGTCGCTCAACGGGGGTCAGAGCGAGTCAG